The DNA region GATAAGAACACGCCGTATGGGGGCGTTGCCAGGGGCGTGGAGCACGCACACATCCAGGGATGTGCCGCGGCAGTCCAGCAGACCGGTATGCTCGGCCAGCCAGGGCGCGGCTTTCAGAGTGCGGGCGGTGAGGCCCGGGAAGCGGGCGAAAAGCTCGGGCCCGAGGCTTTCGGCGGCATGCTCGTCATCAGGCTCAAAGGCGAACAGGAGCAAGGCGTCGGTTTCCCAACGGGTAGATTCCAGGGGGGTGAGTTCTATGGGCATTGGTCCTCCGGGTGTTGTTCGGAGCTATCATATCTACGTCGCGCACCGCATTCGTGCAACCCTGATCGCGGAATCACAAAGAATAACCCGGAACACTAAAGCCTTGCGCACATCTGCCGATCCAAAGGGTAATCCAGCGAGGATTTCCCATGCAGATCGACGGTACGACAACTTCCCTGTTCCAGTCCTTTTCGGGCTACGGCGCCGCATCCGGCCAAGGCTTCACCCTGTCCGGCAGCTCCCGCCGCGCATCGGACGCCAGCGATGCGTTCGGCCTGGACATGGCGCGCCGGCTTCAAGACTCTCCTAACGCCGCGACGAAAAGCGCGCCCAGCGACGCCGCAGCTTCTGAGCAGACCGATGCAGGCACCCAAACCGAGCAACCGGACGCGTCCCGCCTGGGGAGCGCCCTGGCGCAGACGGCGGAGTTCATCCGTGGCAAATTCGGCGACGACGCCGCCACAGCCGCCATGGGCATCATCTACAAGAGCGTGGGCGACGGTCCGTTGTCCGAAGAGAACCTGGGCAAGGGCCTGCTCAACGTGGTGCGCATGGTGGACAAGAACTACGGGTTCGCCGCCGGCGACACGCTCATGGGACAGCTCAACGGCGAGCTGAACAACGCCCTTAACGATTATTTCGACAACGGCTTCCAGGAAACGTTCTTCGCCGTCACGCCCGAGGTGAGCCAGAACATGGCCTCCGCCCTCAACGCGGCCAATCTGGGCGGCAGTCTGGACGACGTGGACCTGCCCTCGCTCATCGACATGCTGCGCGACAGCCTGGCAGAGGGCGGCGCCCTTACCGACGAGACCGTGACCACTCTGGAGCAGGCCGAGCTCGACCCCACCACTCTGACGCCGGATCGCCTCCAGCGCCTCATCGCCCAGGCCGTGCCCGAAGAAAGCGGCGCCGCCGCTCCCTCGGCCTACGACATGGCTGCCGCAGCCCAGTACGCCGCCCCACAGGCGGGCATGCTGCTCAATCAGATGATTTAAGCACCAGTTCTCTGTTTCATGATAAGGGGCTCTGCCCCTTGAACCCCGCCAGGGAGCATTGCTCCCTGGACCCTATTCTGGGGTCCAGAGGGATAGTATTCCCCCAGCCGCCGGAGGCATAGCCGTGCCTCCCTCAGCGAACAGTATCCACCTGCTTCACCCGGCCGCCGCGGCCCACGGCGTAGGCCTTGATGCCCCAGTACATGCGGCGCGCGGTCCACGTGCGCAGGTAGCACCATGCCGAGAGCACGAGGGTGGCCAGCCCGGCCAGGAGCCAGGGCTTGAGGGGCGGCCGCTCCGGGATGAGGTCGCGCGTGCTGGCGAGGAGCACGGCGCCGACGGCGAGGTAGACGATGCCGGCCAGCCCGGCCCAGAGCGGAGCGCAGCCAAGCACGGCGGCGAGGAGAAGTCCAACGGCGAGGAACGGCGGCAACGCCAGCAGCAGAAAGCCGAGGCCCGCGGCGATCCACGTGCCTGGCATGCAGAAGCGCAGGTAGAGGATCTGGCGCGTGAGCCACGCGGTCCAGAAGGAGAAGGTCGTGCCTGCGGCCGGGGAAACCAGGCAGGCGCGCGAGGCGTTGACAATGGGGAACCCCAGCATCTGGGCAAGCACGGTAAGCGAGACGTCGTCCACGATGTTGGTGCGCCAGAGCGCGTCCACGCCGTACTGGTGGTAGGCGCGGCGGGTGATGGCCATGGCCCCGCCCCACGCCTGAGAGAGCATGGGGATGCCCTGCATGAGGTGGAGCCCCAGCACGGCAAAGGCGTACATGAGCGTGGGCAGCTTCGAATCCTGCGGCGCAACGCGGTGGTAGCCGGTCACGGCAAAGGCCTCGGCCTTGACCAGGGGGGCGACGAGCTCGCGCAGGTGGCCCTGTGGTGCAATGTGCGTGGAGTCGCTGAAGGCGAGCACCTCGGGTGGCGAGTCCATGCTCTCCAGCAGGGCGATGCCGGCAAGCTGGTTGTGCAGCTTCTGGGCGTTGGTCTCGGCCTCGCCGGCAACCACGTGGTGCACGTTGGTCAGCTCGGCGGCAAAGTCTTTGGCGATGCGCGTGGCCGGGTCGCTCGCATCGGCTGTCACCAGAGCGACGGTGAGGTCCGGGTAGTCCTGGTCCAGCAGTGTGGCCACGGCCTGGCGCATGGTGGGCCTGTCGCCGTGCATGGGGATGATGAGGCCGGCGCTGGGCCATTTCCCCTGCAGGCTGGCAAAGGCCGGATGGTCGGCCGGACGCGGCCCCTGGTTGGCCATGCGGATATGCGGGCGCCCCAGCAGGGCGATGGCTCCCAACAGGAGCAGGGCAAGAACGAGAATACAGACGAGAAAGATGCTCATGGTTCGTTTGGCGGATCGTGGTCTGTGGAACGGAGTCGAACTCTTGGCGGTCGCAGCCGCCGGACTCTCGTGCAGGTACAGGGAAACGCCGCCGCTGACAACGTATGGTTGCCGATTTTCCCCGCAATTGATCCGCGATCCGGCGCACCCACATCGGTTTTAAGCGTTGCTCCGAAGCGCTTCCGCTGCGTTTGGCAATACCCGGCAGCAGGATCTTGGAGGGCCGCGGCCTTCTTCGGCCCGCAATTTGCTTTGATGCCATGCAATTGCCGAAGGAACAGCGGACCATTGCCATGACACGACCCTTTACATTTGCCTTGCAGCGCGTCCTTGATTATCGCGGACAGCTTGAGGAACAGGCCAAAATGGCTCTGGCCAAGGCGCAGCACGCCTACACCAAACAGGTGGAGCTTGTGCAGGAAATGCGCGATGCCCTGGAGCGGCACGAGGAGTCCTTGTACGACAACGAGCCCAGCCCGCAAGAGATGTGGCTGTGGCGCAACTACAAGGCACGGCTCGTGCAAGAGCTCCAGGAAGCGGACCGCAGGCTGCTGGAGCTGGCCCAGATGGTAAACCGCTGTCGGCGCGAGGCCGTGTTCCGCTCCAAGGATCGTAAGCTCCTGGAAAAACTAAAGACTAAGCAGAAGATACGCCATGACGAGGAAGAAGAACTCCGTGAGCAAAAGGAATTCGACGAAGCGGCCACGCTTCGTTACCGGCCTCAAGATCTCTAAACTCTTGACGCTCATCCTGCTGACCGTCTTCATCAAGGTCATGATTATGGCGGCTATGGTCGTGGATGTGCCCATGGTCAACCTGGATCACGCGGTGCAGTATGCTTCGCTCATGGTTCAGGGCAAGGCCTCCTTGTGCGAGGAGGTTCCGGCCGACCAGCGCGTGGAAGGCGGGGGCCAGAAGTGGGTCAAAGGCTGCATCACCCGCGACTCCCTTTTTGCCAGCTATGCCTACGCGGCCACGCCGGCGTTTGCACAGACAGCCCCCACCTCGACCGGCAACGCCACCCAGGCGGCGGCTGAAGCGCCGGACCGCAAGGCGCTCATGGAAAAGCAGGCCCAGCTGGAGCAGAAGGAGCTGCAGCTCAAGCAGTTGGAGCAGGATCTGGACGCCAAGCTCAAACGTATGCAAGAGTTGGAGGCCAAGCTCGCCCGGATGCTGGAAGACGCCAACAAGGTCAGCGACCAGAAGCTGCGCCACCTCATCGACGTGTACTCGAACATGAAGGCCAAGCAGGCCGCCCAGGTCCTGCAGACTCTGGACGAAAGCATCGCGGTCAAGATTTTGGCAGGCATGCGCGGACGCCAGGCCGGCGAGATTCTCACCTACGTGGAGGCCAAGAAAGCGGCGCGACTGTCCGAAAAGCTGACCCGCATGCAGGGAACTTTCCAATAAATCGCCGAACAGGCAAAACGCGTGGAACGACTCAAGCTGACACTGGCCTACACAGGCAAGCGCTTTCAGGGCTGGCAGATTCAGGAGCGCGTGCCCGGCGCAGGCACCGGCACCAACCCCCGCACGGTTCAGGGCGTTGTGGAGGAAGCCTTTGCAACCATCCTGGGCGGTCCGGAGCACATGCCCCGCGTGCACGGCGCCAGCCGTACGGACTCCGGGGTCCACGCCGTGGGCCAGGTGGCGCATGTGGACGTACCGGAGCGCGCCAAACCCATGGACTGGCAGCTCGCACTGAACGGCGTGCTCCCCCGCGACGTCAGCGTTGTACGCGTGGAGCACGTGGACGACGAGTTCCACGCCCGCTTCTACTCCAAACGCAAAATCTACACATACGGGCTGTGGCTCTCGCGGCGCTTCGTGCTGCCGCACCGCCGGGGCTTTGTCTGGATGGTGGACAGCCTGGACAGGGACGCCATGCTGGAAGCCGCCGCCCTGCTGACAGGCAAGCATGACTTTGCCGCCTTCACCAACGTGGGCAGCGTGACCAAGACGACCGTGCGCGAGGTCCTGGGCATCGAGCCGGTTGCCTGCATCCAGGCCGGCCACGTGCCCGGCGCGCCGGAATGGCCGGAGGAGACTTGGCGGTTCGAGGCCACCGGATTCCTCAAGCAGATGGTGCGCAACCTGATGGGCTGCCTCGTGGCCGTGGGCCGGGGCAAGCTGCGCCCGGCAGACGTCCAACACATCCTGGACGGCAAGGATCGCACCCGGGCTCCCATGACCGCGCCGGCACAGGGTCTCACATTACAACGCATCTTCTATCCGGACGATTGATCCGCAAGGGCTCTTCTGCCCTGCCCCGCACATCCTGGCGCTCGCAGCCGCCACGGCATCATCGGAGCGGCTCCTGCGTTTGAGCTTATCGATACCTAGTAGATTTGAGGGCAGCGCCCCTCGTAGCCTAGTCCTACAGAGCTACCACTCGACAGGCAGGCGGACGGTCTGCTTGGCTTTGTTGGTAAAAAGAAGGTAGCCGTGCTCGCGGCCGTGGAGGTAGAGGTCGCGGGTGAGCTCGACGTCTTTGGTGCAGTATTCGATGATCTCGTCAAGGCGGCCTTCCTTCCACCAGGCCAGGGCCTGGAGGCCGTCGGCGGTTTTCTGCGCGTCCAGAGTGGCGGCGCCGAGGGCGTCGAGGGAGAGCCGGTAGCCGAGCCGGCGGCGCACCTCCTGGAGCATGTCCAGGGTGGGCAGGGAGTGGAGATCGAGCCCACCGGCGTAGGGGCCGAGCACCGCGTAGTCGAAGCGCAGGATGTTGAAGCCGATGATGAGGTCGAGCTCCTGGAGCCGGTCGAACATGGCGGGCAGCTCGTCCTCGCGGTAGGCGACGTACTCGTCCGTGTCCGAGTAGTAGACCACGCAGCAGGAGACGCGCATGTCCTTGGCTTTGTGCCAGCCGCCCACCTCCTGGGCTGAAAGCTGCGTTTCCACGTCTAAAACAGCGTACCGTAATTGCGCTTTGGGAATGTCCGCTGTGACGGCGACGCCGTCGATAGAGGTCTCTTCCTTCTGGTCCGGCAGTTGCGGCAAATATTGCGGTCCAATCTCTGGCGGCGGTGCATCCTGAAGCGCGCCGAGCAGAAACAGGGCCGCGGCCTTGTCGATGGGTCGGTTGCCGGAGCCGCACTTGGGCGAGTGCACGCAGGACGGGCAGCCCAGATCGCACGGGCAGGAGGCGACGACGTCCAGGGTCCGCTCCATGAGCTCCTCGGCCTTGGCGAATGCCAGCCGCGTGAGGCCCACGCCGCCGGGTGCAGCGTCGTACACGAACACGGCCGGCAACCCCACCTGCGGGTGCATGGGCGTGGAGATGCCGCCCAGGTCGTTGCGGTCCGTCATGACGATGAGGGGCAGGATGCCGATCATCGCGTGCTCCAGAGCATGAATGCCGCCCATGAAGTGGTAGAACTGATCTTCGGCAAGCCGCTGCACGGACGTGGGAATTTCGATCCAGACCCCTTCCGTTTCAAAGACCATAGGCGGCAGGTCCAGGGGCACGATGGTCATGAGCGTGCCGCCCTTCACCTTGCGTTTCTCGTACCCCGTAACAAACTCCGTAACCCGCAGCTTGCCCCGGAAGATGCGCGTTCCCCAGACCTTCCCGTAGTCGTAGACTTCGAGTATTTCGGTATTTTTTGAGCCGCGCACACGAGTGTAATAGTCCACGCGAGCCGGTGTAACGGTTACGGTTCGCGCACCGAGATCCAGCTCCTTGACCAGATAGGTCTTGCCGCGATGCAGGTACACGGCCCCTTTGTGGGTCTCGCGGAAGGCGCGGTGCTCATCCACCAAGCCCACGGACTTGCCGTCCGGCAGCGCTTCGATGCGGTAGGAGGCCCCGGCCCCGCGCAGGTCCACCTCCCGATGCGGTTGCTTGCGGCGGGAGAGGATGCGGTCGCCTTCTTTGGAGCGCAGCAGCCGCCCCTCGGCCTCCATGGCCGCGGCCACCTGTCGCACCTCGGGCACCTGCAGCCAGGGCTCGCCCTCGGTTAGGGGCAACTCGGCCGCGGCGCAGTCCAGGTGCCGGGCCAGCAGGACCTCGTTGTACGGGTTGAGCACGGCCGATTCGGGCGGCCGCTCGAAGAAGTCCTCGGGGTGGCGCATGAAATATTGATCCAGGGCGTCTTCCTGAGCCACCAGGACCACGGCCGACTCCTTGAGGCTGCGGCCCACGCGGCCGCCGCGCTGCAGGGTGGACATGATGGTGCCCGGATAGCCCACGAGAATGCACAGGTCGAGGGCGCCGATGTCGATGCCCAGCTCCAGGGCCGAGGTGGAAATAACCGCAAGCAGCTCGCCGGAGGTCATGCGCGCCTCGATCTCGCGCCGCTCCTCGGGCAAAAAGCCCGCGCGGTAGGCGCTGATGCGATCCTTGTACGGGCCGGCCTTGTCCTGCGCCCAGAGAGAGACGAGCTCCGTGAGCTTGCGCGACTGGCAATAGACGATGGTGCGCAGGTTGCGGGCCAGGGCGGACTTCAGGAGCATGATCGCGGCGTGGGCCGCGCCCTCCAACGGGTCCAGAAATACGAAGTGGCGTTTCCCTTGCGGTGCGCCGGATTCCGTAATGGTCGCGACATCGTGGCCGGTCAGGCTCTGAGCCAGCTCCCCGGGGTTGGCCACCGTGGCGGAGCAGAAGATGAAGGTGGGCGATGCCCCGAACCGCGCGGCCACGCGATTCAGCCGGCGGAAGACCTGCGCCATGTGCGAGCCCATCACCCCGCGGTAGGTGTGCACCTCATCCACCACCACAAAGGAGAGCCCGGCCAGGAAGGTGGACCACTTCTCGTGATACGGCAGCAGCGCCAGGTGCAGCATCTCCGGGTTGGTGAGCAGCGCATGCGGCGGGTTCTCGCGTATCTTGCGGCGCGCGTAGTCGCTCACGTCGCCGTCGTAGATGGCGGCGCGCGGGCGGGCCGACTCCGGCCAGCTGGAGGTCAACTCGTTGAAGGCCTTGAGCTGGTCCTGGGCCAGGGCCTTGAGCGGGAACATGTACAGGGCGCGGGCGTCCGGATCGTGGAGAAAGCGCTCCAGCACCGGCAGGTTGTAGACCAGGGTCTTGCCGCTGGCCGTGGGCGTGGCCACCACCACATGGCGGCCGGCGCGGATCAGGTCCGTGGCGTGCACCTGGTGGGCGTAGAGCGCGGGTATGGAGCGCGCTGCGAGCAGGTTCTCCACGGCGCGAGGCCACGGCCGCACCGGCTGGGCGAACTCGGGCTCCCGGCCAGAGAGGATGCGGTGGTAAACCACCTGGGAGCCGAGCCGCGGCGAAGACTTGAGGGCGTCCACATACTCGTCCACAGAGCCGCTGGGCAGTTCGTCCTGCGGATCGCCGGCACCGAGGAGCGGCGCCATGACCTGGTCAAGTATTCGTCGTCCGGCCATGTCTTACGGATGGGCCGAGATCTTGTACTTTTTGAGCTTATACTGGAGCAGGCTCTTGGAAACGCCCAGGAGCTCCGCGGCCTTGACCTGGACAAAGTCGCTGCGGACCAGGGCGCGGCGCACCAGGGCGGCCTCGATCTTCTCCAGAGTGTCGGACAGGTCGAGCTTGACCGGCAGCAGGTCCACGGCGGATTTGAACTGCGCTTCCTCGTCCTTGATCTCGGGCGGCAGGTCGTCCACGCCGATGGTGTCGGAGCCGGCGAGCACCATGCAGCGCTCCACCACGTTCTCCAGCTGGCGCACGTTGCCGGGCCACTCGTAGCCCATAAGGTAACCCACGGCCTCCGGAGAGAAGACCTTGGGCTCGATCTCGTTCTCCTTGGCGTATTTCTGGGCAAAGTGGGCGGCCAGCAGTGGAATGTCCTCGCGCCGTTCCCGCAGGGCGGGCATCTCGATCTGGATGACGTTGAGGCGGTAGTACAGATCCTCGCGGAACGTGCCGTTCTTCACGGCCTCGGGCAGGTCCTTGTTGGTGGCGGCCACCAGGCGGATGTCCACGCTGATCTGCTCGGTGCCGCCCACGCGCTCGAAGCTGCGCTCCTGGAGCACGCGCAGGAGCTTGACCTGCATGTCCTGGGAGAGCTCGCCGATCTCGTCGAGAAAGAGCGTGCCGCCGTGGGCCAGCTCGAACCGGCCGCGCTTTCGCGCCACGGCCCCGGTGAAGGAGCCCTTCTCGTGGCCGAAGAGCTCGCTCTCCAGCACGCCTGGGTTGAGCGCGGCGCAGTTGACCGAGATGAACGGCCCGCTATCGCGCGTCGAGGAGAAGTGGATAGCCTTGGCTACCAGCTCCTTGCCCGTGCCGGACTCGCCCGTGATGAGCACCGTGGCCTTGGAGGGGCCGGCGCGGTCGATCATGGCCAGGACGGTCTGCATGACCTTGGAGTTGCCGATGATCTGGTGCTTGCCGTAGCGCAGGCTCAGGCTTTCCTGCAGCACGCGGTACTGGCGCTGGGTCTCGGCCATCTGCGAAGCCTTGCGTACGGAGAGCAGCAGCTCCTCGTTGGCGAAGGGCTTGGTGATGTAGTCGAAGGCGCCCAGCTTCATGGCCTCCACGGCGCCTTCGATGGAGCCGTACGCGGTCATGATCATCACCGGGATGTAGGGGAAGTTCTTTTTGATGTGGTCGAGCACCTGCTGCCCGGTGAGCTTGGGCATCTTCATGTCGGTGATGACCACGTCCACCTCGGACTCATCGAGATAGGCGAGAGCGGTCTCGGGGTCGGAGAGCGCAGTGACGGAGTACCCCTCCTCACTCAGCAGCGCTTCGAGGATGAGCACGTAGTTGGGTTCGTCGTCGAGACAAAGGATATGCGTAGACATATGGTGCGTACTAGCTGGTTCAGGCCAGGGGCAGGCGGATCTGGACGTGGGCGCCGCCTTCGGGCCCGTTCGCCAGGATGAGTGCGCCGCCGTGGCTTTCCACGATGTTCTTGAGGATGGTCAACCCGAGCCCCGTGCCGTTGTCCTTGGTGGTGAAGAACGGGTCAGTGAGCTTGTCCAGGGAGTCCTCGTCAAAGCCTGGCCCCGTATCCGTGAAGGCGATGTTGAGCTGGCCTTCATTCTTTTCGGCATGGACGTAGATGGTGCCGGGTCCTTCCATGGCCTGCATGGCGTTGGTCAGGATGTTGTAGAAGGCGCGGTACAACAGGTCCTTGTCTCCGCTCACCATCAGGCTTCCCGGCTCCAGGTGGTAGTCCTTCTTGACCTCCACCTTGTTCTTCTCGCACTCGGGCTCCAAAAACACAAGCGCCTGTTCGAGGAGCTTGCCCACGTCCACAGGCTCGCGCTTGCTCTCCCTGGGCCGGGCGTAGTCCAGGAAGTCGTTCACCGTCTGGGAGAGCCGCTTGGACTCGTCATAGATGGCTTTGAGCATGCGCGCCTGGAGGTCTTCCTTCGAGCTCGTCTTCTTGAGCAGAAGCTCGGCGCTGGAGCGGATGATGCCCAGGGGGTTGCGGATCTCATGGGCGATGCCGGCCACCATCCGGCCCATGGAGGCGAGCTTCTCGCTCTGGTGCAGCTCGCGCTCCAGGCGGTTGCGCTCCTTGATGCGCTCTGCGTTGGCGCGGTCCACCTTGCGGATAATCGCAAGCAGCATAAGAAAAAGACCAAGGGAGCTTAGCAAAGACGCCGCAATGATAACGCGCTGGAACCGCAAAACAGTCGTATAGTCACCGGAGATGTCCTGGCGTAGCTCCAGCACTCCGATAAGCGGACCGCGCTTGCGCTCCGGGCCCACCAGGTCGTCCTCCATGCGCAGAGGGTACACGGTGCGCAGCACCACGGAGTCGTCCTCCACGTCCAGCATGAAAATGCCCCACCACTTGGAGATGGTAGAGTGTATCTCGAAGCTCTTGTCCAGCGACTTGATGCTCCGCTGCACCTTGTCGTCGGCCATCTCCTTGTTGCCCACCTCCTTGCGGTCTATGGAGTAGCTCACCGCGCCTTCCAGATCGTAGATACGCAGCGAACGGATGTTCAGGCCGCGGGTGGAGGACTCGATGGTGCGCTCCAGCCTGTCGTACTGCGCCTCCTGCGAAAGCTCGATGGAACCGAAGCCAATGAGCGTAGGCAGAATGAACCGCCGGTAGATCTGGTGGTTCAGGTTTTCGGCCACCAGGGTGGCGAACTGCTCCTGCTTGTCGAGCAGTGTCTGGCGCGCGGAGTTGGCGATGACCACGGAAAGCACGAGCCCCGTGGCCAGGATGAGCACGAGCGAGGAGATCGAGAGGATCTTCGTGAATCCAAACGTTGTGCTAAAGGAGTCGCCCGGGTCGGTGTGGTTCGTGTTGTTCTGCATGGGGCCTGGCGGACGCTTCGGCATGAATCAGGAAGGCCCGGCGTGTCCGCCTCCGGGCCTCCCATGGCAATCAAAATTTCCCGAGACGATACGGGAACATTCTGA from Oceanidesulfovibrio marinus includes:
- a CDS encoding glycosyltransferase, producing the protein MSIFLVCILVLALLLLGAIALLGRPHIRMANQGPRPADHPAFASLQGKWPSAGLIIPMHGDRPTMRQAVATLLDQDYPDLTVALVTADASDPATRIAKDFAAELTNVHHVVAGEAETNAQKLHNQLAGIALLESMDSPPEVLAFSDSTHIAPQGHLRELVAPLVKAEAFAVTGYHRVAPQDSKLPTLMYAFAVLGLHLMQGIPMLSQAWGGAMAITRRAYHQYGVDALWRTNIVDDVSLTVLAQMLGFPIVNASRACLVSPAAGTTFSFWTAWLTRQILYLRFCMPGTWIAAGLGFLLLALPPFLAVGLLLAAVLGCAPLWAGLAGIVYLAVGAVLLASTRDLIPERPPLKPWLLAGLATLVLSAWCYLRTWTARRMYWGIKAYAVGRGGRVKQVDTVR
- the fliJ gene encoding flagellar export protein FliJ, with the protein product MTRPFTFALQRVLDYRGQLEEQAKMALAKAQHAYTKQVELVQEMRDALERHEESLYDNEPSPQEMWLWRNYKARLVQELQEADRRLLELAQMVNRCRREAVFRSKDRKLLEKLKTKQKIRHDEEEELREQKEFDEAATLRYRPQDL
- a CDS encoding MotE family protein, with translation MSKRNSTKRPRFVTGLKISKLLTLILLTVFIKVMIMAAMVVDVPMVNLDHAVQYASLMVQGKASLCEEVPADQRVEGGGQKWVKGCITRDSLFASYAYAATPAFAQTAPTSTGNATQAAAEAPDRKALMEKQAQLEQKELQLKQLEQDLDAKLKRMQELEAKLARMLEDANKVSDQKLRHLIDVYSNMKAKQAAQVLQTLDESIAVKILAGMRGRQAGEILTYVEAKKAARLSEKLTRMQGTFQ
- the truA gene encoding tRNA pseudouridine(38-40) synthase TruA, which encodes MERLKLTLAYTGKRFQGWQIQERVPGAGTGTNPRTVQGVVEEAFATILGGPEHMPRVHGASRTDSGVHAVGQVAHVDVPERAKPMDWQLALNGVLPRDVSVVRVEHVDDEFHARFYSKRKIYTYGLWLSRRFVLPHRRGFVWMVDSLDRDAMLEAAALLTGKHDFAAFTNVGSVTKTTVREVLGIEPVACIQAGHVPGAPEWPEETWRFEATGFLKQMVRNLMGCLVAVGRGKLRPADVQHILDGKDRTRAPMTAPAQGLTLQRIFYPDD
- a CDS encoding DEAD/DEAH box helicase, whose translation is MAGRRILDQVMAPLLGAGDPQDELPSGSVDEYVDALKSSPRLGSQVVYHRILSGREPEFAQPVRPWPRAVENLLAARSIPALYAHQVHATDLIRAGRHVVVATPTASGKTLVYNLPVLERFLHDPDARALYMFPLKALAQDQLKAFNELTSSWPESARPRAAIYDGDVSDYARRKIRENPPHALLTNPEMLHLALLPYHEKWSTFLAGLSFVVVDEVHTYRGVMGSHMAQVFRRLNRVAARFGASPTFIFCSATVANPGELAQSLTGHDVATITESGAPQGKRHFVFLDPLEGAAHAAIMLLKSALARNLRTIVYCQSRKLTELVSLWAQDKAGPYKDRISAYRAGFLPEERREIEARMTSGELLAVISTSALELGIDIGALDLCILVGYPGTIMSTLQRGGRVGRSLKESAVVLVAQEDALDQYFMRHPEDFFERPPESAVLNPYNEVLLARHLDCAAAELPLTEGEPWLQVPEVRQVAAAMEAEGRLLRSKEGDRILSRRKQPHREVDLRGAGASYRIEALPDGKSVGLVDEHRAFRETHKGAVYLHRGKTYLVKELDLGARTVTVTPARVDYYTRVRGSKNTEILEVYDYGKVWGTRIFRGKLRVTEFVTGYEKRKVKGGTLMTIVPLDLPPMVFETEGVWIEIPTSVQRLAEDQFYHFMGGIHALEHAMIGILPLIVMTDRNDLGGISTPMHPQVGLPAVFVYDAAPGGVGLTRLAFAKAEELMERTLDVVASCPCDLGCPSCVHSPKCGSGNRPIDKAAALFLLGALQDAPPPEIGPQYLPQLPDQKEETSIDGVAVTADIPKAQLRYAVLDVETQLSAQEVGGWHKAKDMRVSCCVVYYSDTDEYVAYREDELPAMFDRLQELDLIIGFNILRFDYAVLGPYAGGLDLHSLPTLDMLQEVRRRLGYRLSLDALGAATLDAQKTADGLQALAWWKEGRLDEIIEYCTKDVELTRDLYLHGREHGYLLFTNKAKQTVRLPVEW
- a CDS encoding sigma-54-dependent transcriptional regulator; this translates as MSTHILCLDDEPNYVLILEALLSEEGYSVTALSDPETALAYLDESEVDVVITDMKMPKLTGQQVLDHIKKNFPYIPVMIMTAYGSIEGAVEAMKLGAFDYITKPFANEELLLSVRKASQMAETQRQYRVLQESLSLRYGKHQIIGNSKVMQTVLAMIDRAGPSKATVLITGESGTGKELVAKAIHFSSTRDSGPFISVNCAALNPGVLESELFGHEKGSFTGAVARKRGRFELAHGGTLFLDEIGELSQDMQVKLLRVLQERSFERVGGTEQISVDIRLVAATNKDLPEAVKNGTFREDLYYRLNVIQIEMPALRERREDIPLLAAHFAQKYAKENEIEPKVFSPEAVGYLMGYEWPGNVRQLENVVERCMVLAGSDTIGVDDLPPEIKDEEAQFKSAVDLLPVKLDLSDTLEKIEAALVRRALVRSDFVQVKAAELLGVSKSLLQYKLKKYKISAHP
- a CDS encoding sensor histidine kinase: MQNNTNHTDPGDSFSTTFGFTKILSISSLVLILATGLVLSVVIANSARQTLLDKQEQFATLVAENLNHQIYRRFILPTLIGFGSIELSQEAQYDRLERTIESSTRGLNIRSLRIYDLEGAVSYSIDRKEVGNKEMADDKVQRSIKSLDKSFEIHSTISKWWGIFMLDVEDDSVVLRTVYPLRMEDDLVGPERKRGPLIGVLELRQDISGDYTTVLRFQRVIIAASLLSSLGLFLMLLAIIRKVDRANAERIKERNRLERELHQSEKLASMGRMVAGIAHEIRNPLGIIRSSAELLLKKTSSKEDLQARMLKAIYDESKRLSQTVNDFLDYARPRESKREPVDVGKLLEQALVFLEPECEKNKVEVKKDYHLEPGSLMVSGDKDLLYRAFYNILTNAMQAMEGPGTIYVHAEKNEGQLNIAFTDTGPGFDEDSLDKLTDPFFTTKDNGTGLGLTILKNIVESHGGALILANGPEGGAHVQIRLPLA